Proteins encoded within one genomic window of Pigmentiphaga sp. H8:
- a CDS encoding SPOR domain-containing protein: MRSLFVVLLLANVALFALDRGWFGQPFSERGRDPARMRSELRADTIQVPRLPGINATDEAPPAPAAEPAESGQAAPATEPSANADAAQGSAAETGEPPPAGAIIPAAAPSDAAPAPATPPAPAAAPASPPPPREPLACVEWGTFSEADLIIARKWANEHLPAAKQGTRREAGKQGWMVIVPPLPNASAAQAAAAQLGKNGVKDYFVIQEGGPLQHAISLGVFGTEAAAKKQATALQGQGVRNAKVVSRSALGGKSWLRLDGVAASGRRAIEGARSLFDRPSVQDCR; encoded by the coding sequence ATGCGCAGCCTGTTCGTCGTCTTGCTCCTGGCCAACGTGGCGCTTTTCGCCCTGGATCGCGGCTGGTTCGGCCAGCCCTTCTCGGAACGCGGCCGCGACCCTGCCCGGATGCGCTCGGAACTGCGCGCCGACACGATCCAGGTGCCCCGGCTGCCCGGCATCAACGCCACCGACGAGGCGCCGCCGGCGCCCGCCGCCGAACCGGCGGAATCCGGCCAGGCGGCCCCGGCCACCGAGCCTTCGGCCAACGCCGATGCCGCGCAAGGCTCCGCGGCAGAGACCGGCGAGCCACCCCCGGCCGGCGCCATCATCCCCGCGGCCGCGCCGTCCGACGCCGCGCCGGCACCGGCAACTCCCCCTGCACCTGCCGCCGCCCCGGCCAGCCCTCCCCCACCGCGCGAACCGCTCGCCTGCGTCGAATGGGGCACGTTCAGCGAAGCCGATCTCATCATCGCCAGGAAATGGGCGAACGAACACCTGCCGGCGGCGAAACAGGGCACCCGGCGCGAAGCGGGCAAGCAGGGATGGATGGTCATCGTGCCGCCGCTGCCCAACGCCTCGGCCGCGCAGGCCGCCGCGGCCCAACTCGGCAAGAACGGAGTCAAGGACTACTTCGTGATCCAGGAAGGCGGCCCGCTCCAGCACGCCATCTCGCTGGGCGTCTTCGGCACCGAGGCCGCAGCGAAGAAACAGGCCACGGCCCTGCAAGGCCAGGGTGTGCGCAACGCCAAGGTGGTATCGCGCAGCGCCCTGGGCGGCAAGAGCTGGCTGCGCCTGGACGGCGTCGCCGCCTCCGGCCGCCGCGCCATCGAAGGAGCGCGCAGCCTGTTCGACCGCCCCTCGGTGCAAGACTGCCGCTGA
- a CDS encoding type III pantothenate kinase gives MSAPGSTPHAERAGTLLIDAGNTRVKFGWRDDGAAAGQTVPRTPLQVAFRHEEVPEALLPWLDEAGLRPHAAMGSNVAGDDSERTIAELLARNGCAVDWIRAGRRLLGVTNGYRHPERLGADRWLSLVGIWNRWRRQAAPGTPAPVHVLAHFGTATTVDTLDGAGRFVGGLILPGRDLMRQSLAAGTAGLPRSNGQVAPFPDNTGDAIMSGVAAAQAGAVARQWLAARERFRQEPLLVASGGAWAAIAGEVAHLMRAAGSTRQVLVVDNPVLDGLACLAESGLAPSP, from the coding sequence ATGAGCGCGCCCGGATCCACGCCGCATGCGGAACGCGCGGGCACGCTGCTGATCGACGCCGGCAACACCCGCGTCAAATTCGGCTGGCGGGACGACGGCGCGGCCGCGGGACAGACCGTGCCGCGCACGCCCCTGCAGGTCGCCTTCCGCCACGAGGAAGTGCCCGAAGCCCTCCTGCCCTGGCTGGACGAAGCGGGCCTGCGGCCCCATGCCGCGATGGGCTCGAACGTGGCCGGCGACGACAGCGAGCGCACCATCGCCGAGCTGCTGGCGCGCAACGGCTGCGCGGTGGACTGGATACGCGCCGGCCGGCGGCTGCTGGGCGTCACGAACGGCTACCGCCATCCCGAGCGCCTGGGCGCCGACCGCTGGCTCAGCCTGGTGGGGATCTGGAATCGCTGGCGCCGCCAGGCCGCCCCCGGCACCCCCGCCCCGGTGCACGTGCTGGCCCATTTCGGCACCGCCACCACCGTGGACACCCTGGATGGCGCGGGCCGCTTCGTCGGCGGCCTGATCCTGCCCGGCCGCGATCTGATGCGCCAGTCGCTGGCGGCCGGCACCGCCGGCCTGCCGCGCTCGAACGGCCAGGTCGCGCCTTTTCCCGACAACACCGGCGACGCGATCATGTCCGGCGTGGCGGCGGCCCAGGCCGGCGCCGTGGCACGCCAGTGGCTGGCCGCGCGCGAACGCTTCCGGCAGGAACCGCTGCTGGTGGCCAGCGGCGGCGCCTGGGCCGCCATCGCCGGAGAGGTCGCCCACCTGATGCGCGCCGCCGGCTCGACGCGCCAGGTACTGGTCGTCGATAATCCCGTCCTCGACGGCCTGGCCTGCCTGGCCGAATCGGGGCTCGCCCCCTCCCCCTGA
- a CDS encoding ATP-binding protein, with amino-acid sequence MKLLPGHSLRARLLAFLLAAIFLAALVQGAIAYRGALVQTDEIFDYQLQRTALALGNGNPLFSTGPEGGLLDDPAARDLIIQIWTPDGVRLFRSTPKLVLPDRVILGFSTVEADGATYRMYSMEAPLQIIQVAQDVRVRTGTARTLALRTIWPIAAMAPLLMLVVWWVISLSLGPVDRTRRQVASRQADDLSPVSEAGLPDEVRPLVHELNLLLGRVRQAFDAQKQFVGDAAHELRSPLAALKLQLQSLRRAEDDATRQVAVTRLSAGIDRATRLVEQLLSLARQEAQGPALATLDLGDVVRTALADILPQAHARGVDIGMEGATSARIAGQDEALVLLVRNLLENAVKYAPASGRVDIRLAAGPQGVTLDVDDDGPGIPVVERGRVFDRFYRAQTADTPGSGLGLAIVKAIADRHHATIELLDSPLGGLRVRVLFPVAP; translated from the coding sequence ATGAAACTCCTGCCCGGCCACTCCCTGCGCGCCCGCCTGCTGGCCTTCCTGCTGGCCGCGATCTTCCTGGCCGCGCTGGTGCAAGGCGCCATCGCCTATCGCGGCGCGCTGGTCCAGACCGACGAGATCTTCGACTACCAGTTGCAGCGCACCGCGCTGGCGCTCGGCAACGGCAACCCGCTGTTCAGCACCGGGCCGGAAGGCGGGCTGCTGGACGATCCGGCCGCGCGCGACCTCATCATCCAGATCTGGACGCCGGACGGCGTGCGCCTGTTCCGCTCCACGCCCAAGCTCGTGCTGCCCGACCGCGTCATCCTGGGCTTCTCCACCGTCGAGGCCGACGGCGCCACCTACCGCATGTACTCGATGGAAGCGCCGCTGCAGATCATCCAGGTCGCCCAGGACGTACGCGTGCGCACCGGCACGGCGCGCACGCTCGCGCTGCGCACCATCTGGCCCATCGCGGCCATGGCGCCGCTGCTGATGCTGGTCGTCTGGTGGGTCATCAGCCTGTCGCTCGGCCCGGTGGACCGGACGCGCCGCCAGGTCGCCTCGCGCCAGGCCGACGACCTGTCGCCCGTCAGCGAGGCCGGCCTGCCCGACGAAGTGCGGCCCCTGGTCCATGAACTCAACCTGCTGCTGGGCCGTGTCCGCCAGGCCTTCGACGCGCAGAAGCAATTCGTGGGCGACGCCGCGCACGAACTGCGCTCGCCGCTGGCCGCGCTCAAGCTGCAACTGCAATCGCTGCGCCGCGCCGAGGACGACGCCACGCGCCAGGTGGCGGTGACCCGGCTGTCGGCCGGTATAGACCGCGCCACCCGGCTGGTCGAACAACTGCTGTCGCTGGCGCGCCAGGAAGCGCAGGGGCCGGCGCTCGCGACACTCGACCTGGGCGACGTCGTGCGCACCGCGCTGGCCGACATCCTGCCCCAGGCCCACGCGCGCGGCGTGGACATCGGCATGGAAGGCGCCACCAGCGCGCGCATCGCGGGCCAGGACGAAGCCCTGGTCCTGCTGGTGCGCAACCTGCTGGAGAACGCCGTCAAATACGCGCCCGCATCCGGACGCGTCGACATCCGACTCGCAGCCGGCCCGCAGGGCGTCACGCTGGACGTGGACGACGACGGCCCCGGCATCCCCGTGGTCGAACGCGGCCGCGTCTTCGACCGCTTCTACCGCGCCCAGACCGCCGACACCCCCGGTAGCGGCCTGGGCCTGGCCATCGTCAAGGCCATCGCCGACCGCCACCACGCCACGATAGAACTCCTGGACTCCCCCCTGGGCGGCCTGCGCGTGAGGGTGCTGTTTCCCGTCGCCCCATAG
- the lipB gene encoding lipoyl(octanoyl) transferase LipB, producing MLIRWLPAPADYHQTWEAMKAFTAARGPETPDEIWLVEHPPVFTLGLAGKPEHVLAPRDVPVVKSDRGGQVTYHGPGQVVAYVLLDLKRAGYFVKEYVARVEQAVIDMLAGLGLPDARRKPDAPGVYVDWPRPPEAALELAKISALGIKVHRGCTYHGVALNVAMDLSPFTWINPCGYAGLRTVDLASCGCGVSLEEAGNRLARHLEQALTAQAPAGALAAPAPAAVE from the coding sequence ATGTTGATCCGCTGGCTGCCGGCTCCCGCCGATTACCACCAGACCTGGGAGGCCATGAAGGCCTTCACGGCCGCGCGCGGGCCCGAGACGCCGGACGAGATCTGGCTGGTGGAGCATCCGCCGGTCTTCACGCTGGGCCTGGCCGGCAAGCCCGAGCACGTGCTGGCGCCGCGCGACGTGCCCGTGGTCAAGAGCGATCGCGGCGGGCAGGTGACTTACCACGGCCCGGGGCAGGTGGTCGCCTACGTGCTGCTGGACCTGAAGCGGGCCGGGTACTTCGTGAAGGAATACGTGGCGCGGGTGGAGCAGGCGGTGATCGACATGCTGGCCGGCCTGGGCCTGCCCGATGCGCGCCGCAAGCCGGACGCCCCCGGCGTCTACGTCGACTGGCCCCGGCCGCCCGAGGCCGCGCTGGAACTGGCGAAGATTTCCGCGCTGGGCATCAAGGTCCATCGCGGCTGTACCTATCACGGCGTGGCGCTGAACGTGGCGATGGACCTGTCGCCCTTCACCTGGATCAACCCTTGCGGCTACGCGGGATTGCGGACGGTAGACCTGGCTTCCTGCGGCTGCGGCGTCAGTCTGGAAGAGGCCGGCAACCGCCTGGCGCGCCATCTGGAGCAGGCCCTGACGGCCCAGGCGCCGGCAGGGGCTTTGGCCGCCCCGGCGC
- a CDS encoding D-amino acid aminotransferase encodes MIPGIEGDPRVYLNGEFTPLSQAKISVLDRGFIFGDGIYEVVPVYGRKPFRMAQHLARLERSLAAIRIPNPHTVRQWQDLVGKLIEASDAQDQLVYLQLTRGVARRDHAFPAQVVPTVFGMSSPFARPSAQARRDGVKTVSMPDERWLHCEIKSTSLLGNVLARQFAADRDVPEVVMFRDGHLSEGSSSNVWVVKDGRLLAPLKDNLILEGIRYGFIEDMAAARGIQLEMRPISRAEVDAADELMLSSATKEILPVVSLDGKPVGDGRPGPVYARLREGYDEAIARL; translated from the coding sequence ATGATTCCTGGTATCGAGGGTGATCCTCGGGTCTATCTGAACGGCGAGTTCACGCCGTTGTCGCAGGCCAAGATATCCGTGTTGGACCGGGGGTTCATCTTCGGCGACGGGATCTACGAGGTCGTGCCGGTGTACGGGCGCAAGCCGTTCCGGATGGCGCAGCACCTGGCCCGGCTGGAACGCAGCCTGGCGGCGATCCGGATTCCGAATCCGCATACGGTCCGGCAGTGGCAGGACCTGGTGGGCAAGCTGATCGAGGCCTCGGATGCGCAGGACCAGCTCGTCTACCTGCAATTGACCCGGGGCGTGGCCAGGCGCGACCATGCCTTTCCGGCGCAGGTCGTGCCCACGGTGTTCGGCATGAGCAGTCCCTTCGCGCGGCCCTCGGCGCAAGCGCGCCGGGACGGCGTGAAGACGGTCAGCATGCCGGACGAGCGCTGGCTGCATTGCGAGATCAAGTCCACCTCACTGCTGGGCAATGTGCTGGCGCGGCAGTTCGCGGCCGATCGCGACGTGCCCGAGGTGGTGATGTTCCGCGACGGCCATCTTTCCGAGGGTTCGTCCAGCAACGTCTGGGTCGTCAAGGACGGCCGGCTGCTGGCGCCCTTGAAGGACAACCTCATCCTGGAAGGCATCCGCTACGGCTTCATCGAGGACATGGCCGCGGCCCGCGGCATCCAGCTCGAGATGCGGCCGATTTCCCGGGCCGAGGTCGACGCGGCCGACGAATTGATGTTGTCGTCGGCCACCAAGGAAATCCTGCCCGTCGTGTCCCTGGACGGCAAGCCCGTCGGCGATGGCCGGCCCGGGCCGGTCTATGCGCGGCTGCGCGAGGGATACGACGAGGCGATCGCAAGGCTTTGA
- a CDS encoding response regulator has protein sequence MRLLLVEDDPMIGESVMDVLRAEHYAVDWVKNAASADTALRTETYDLVLLDLGLPDGDGLSVLRELRARKVRIPVIIATARDAIGQRIAGLDAGADDYVVKPYDVDEILARIRALIRRSAGRAEPLYEHGGVVLDPATHTATVDGQPVTLTAKEWAVLEPLLARPGLILSRAQLEEKLYSWKDEISSNAVEVYIHGLRKKLGTQFIQTVRGVGYVIPKS, from the coding sequence ATGCGACTGCTGCTGGTCGAAGACGATCCGATGATAGGCGAGAGCGTGATGGACGTGCTGCGCGCCGAACATTACGCGGTCGACTGGGTCAAGAACGCCGCAAGCGCGGACACCGCGCTGCGCACCGAGACCTATGACCTCGTGCTGCTCGACCTGGGACTGCCCGACGGCGACGGCCTGTCCGTGCTGCGCGAATTGCGCGCGCGCAAGGTGCGCATCCCGGTCATCATCGCCACGGCGCGCGACGCCATCGGCCAGCGCATCGCCGGCCTGGATGCCGGTGCCGACGACTACGTCGTCAAGCCCTACGACGTGGACGAGATCCTGGCCCGCATCCGCGCGCTGATCCGCCGCAGCGCGGGGCGGGCCGAACCGCTGTACGAACACGGCGGCGTCGTCCTCGATCCCGCCACGCACACCGCCACCGTCGATGGCCAGCCCGTCACGCTTACCGCCAAGGAATGGGCGGTACTCGAACCGCTGCTGGCGCGGCCGGGCCTCATCCTGTCGCGCGCCCAGCTGGAGGAGAAGCTCTACAGCTGGAAGGACGAGATCAGCAGCAACGCGGTCGAGGTCTACATCCACGGCCTGCGCAAGAAACTGGGCACACAGTTCATCCAGACCGTGCGCGGCGTCGGCTACGTCATCCCCAAATCATGA
- a CDS encoding D-alanyl-D-alanine carboxypeptidase family protein, producing the protein MKLRFFSFGPGRRFALATVASACFLAFPAAVPSSALAAAAPPATTSAATPSAPPMSTVGLLSSVPAPAIAARAWVTIDVTSDQILAEERSGERIEPASLTKVMSAYLVFNALKEKRLTLAQTVNVSQKAWRTGGSRMFIEPRKPVTVEELIRGMITQSGNDATVALAEAVAGSEDAFVALMNQEATRLGLKETHFTNSTGLPDPQHVTTVRDLALLAKRLIQDHPDYYGYYKERQFTYNKITQPNRNRLLWVDPSVDGMKTGHTDAAGYCLIASAMRGDRRVLTVLVGASSENARAQESLKLLNWGFQNFDTVKVYDAKQPVVEPKVWKGSVGKAKLGSPSAIWVTVPRGQAGNVKSMIERTDPLVAPLQAGQQVGTVKLTLNDKPVREVPLTVLEPVDVAGIFGRAFDAVRLWFN; encoded by the coding sequence ATGAAACTGCGCTTTTTCTCGTTTGGTCCGGGACGTCGGTTCGCGCTGGCCACCGTGGCTTCCGCCTGCTTCCTCGCGTTCCCGGCCGCCGTGCCTTCCTCCGCCCTGGCCGCCGCCGCGCCTCCCGCCACCACTTCCGCCGCGACGCCGTCCGCGCCGCCGATGTCGACCGTCGGCCTGCTGTCTTCCGTGCCGGCGCCCGCGATCGCGGCGCGCGCCTGGGTGACCATCGACGTCACCAGCGACCAGATCCTGGCCGAGGAGCGCTCGGGTGAACGCATCGAACCCGCCTCGCTCACCAAGGTCATGTCGGCCTACCTGGTGTTCAACGCGCTGAAGGAAAAACGCCTGACGCTGGCCCAGACGGTCAACGTGTCGCAGAAGGCGTGGCGCACGGGCGGCTCGCGCATGTTCATCGAGCCGCGCAAGCCCGTCACGGTCGAAGAACTGATCCGCGGCATGATCACGCAGTCCGGCAACGACGCCACCGTGGCGCTGGCCGAGGCCGTGGCCGGCAGCGAGGACGCGTTCGTCGCGCTGATGAACCAGGAGGCCACGCGCCTGGGCCTGAAGGAGACGCACTTCACCAACTCCACGGGCCTGCCCGATCCGCAGCACGTGACCACCGTGCGCGACCTGGCCCTGCTGGCCAAGCGGCTGATCCAGGATCATCCCGACTACTACGGCTACTACAAGGAACGCCAGTTCACCTACAACAAGATCACCCAGCCCAACCGCAACCGGCTGCTGTGGGTGGATCCGTCGGTGGATGGCATGAAGACCGGCCATACCGATGCAGCGGGCTACTGCCTGATCGCCTCGGCGATGCGCGGTGACCGCCGCGTGTTGACGGTGCTGGTGGGCGCTTCGAGCGAGAACGCCCGGGCGCAGGAAAGCCTGAAGCTGCTGAACTGGGGTTTCCAGAACTTCGATACCGTCAAGGTCTACGACGCCAAGCAGCCGGTGGTGGAGCCCAAGGTCTGGAAGGGCAGCGTGGGCAAGGCCAAGCTGGGTTCGCCGTCGGCGATCTGGGTGACCGTGCCGCGCGGCCAGGCCGGCAACGTCAAGTCCATGATCGAACGGACCGATCCGCTGGTCGCGCCGCTGCAGGCCGGCCAGCAGGTGGGCACGGTCAAGCTGACCCTGAACGACAAGCCGGTGCGCGAAGTGCCGCTGACCGTGCTTGAACCGGTGGACGTGGCCGGCATCTTCGGCCGGGCGTTCGACGCGGTTCGCCTCTGGTTCAATTGA
- a CDS encoding DUF493 family protein, with translation MADLPETPDSLIEYPSDFPIKVMGAHHPDFVAVLTEVVLRHDPGFDPESVEKRPSSGGNYLGLTFIVRATSREQLDALYRELTSHPMVKYVL, from the coding sequence ATGGCAGACTTACCTGAAACTCCCGACTCGCTGATCGAATACCCGTCGGACTTTCCGATCAAGGTCATGGGCGCCCATCATCCCGATTTCGTCGCGGTGCTGACCGAGGTGGTCCTGCGCCACGATCCCGGATTCGACCCCGAGTCGGTGGAAAAGCGACCCAGTTCGGGCGGCAATTACCTGGGCCTGACCTTCATCGTGCGGGCCACCTCGCGCGAGCAACTGGACGCCCTGTACCGCGAGCTGACCTCGCACCCCATGGTCAAGTACGTGCTGTAG
- a CDS encoding alpha/beta hydrolase: MANTTEHLVLEGGAGAVDCALDIPEGGLEAARGWALVLHPHPLFGGARDNKVVTTIARACVQQGLAAVRPNFRGVGASAGEFDNGQGEAADMLSVVDQFRDRYPALAGGRFVLGGFSFGSAVASQVHAGCGPQSERGLDIAGLMLLGTAASRFSVASVPEDTLVVHGEQDDTVPLQSVMDWARPQGLPVTVIPGSGHFFHGNLVVVKRLVLAYLARVLG, translated from the coding sequence ATGGCCAACACCACGGAACATCTGGTTCTTGAAGGCGGCGCGGGCGCCGTCGATTGCGCGCTCGACATCCCCGAGGGCGGCCTGGAGGCCGCGCGCGGCTGGGCGTTGGTGCTGCACCCGCACCCGCTGTTCGGCGGCGCGCGCGACAACAAGGTGGTCACCACCATCGCGCGCGCCTGCGTCCAGCAGGGGCTGGCGGCGGTACGGCCCAACTTCCGGGGCGTGGGCGCGTCGGCGGGCGAGTTCGACAACGGCCAGGGCGAAGCCGCCGACATGCTGAGCGTGGTGGACCAGTTCCGCGACCGGTATCCGGCGCTGGCCGGCGGCCGCTTCGTGCTGGGCGGCTTCTCGTTCGGCAGCGCGGTGGCGAGCCAGGTCCACGCCGGTTGCGGACCGCAGAGCGAGCGCGGACTGGACATCGCGGGCCTGATGCTGCTGGGCACCGCGGCCAGCCGGTTCTCGGTCGCCAGCGTGCCGGAGGACACCCTGGTCGTCCACGGCGAACAGGACGACACCGTGCCGCTGCAATCGGTCATGGACTGGGCGCGCCCGCAAGGCCTGCCCGTGACGGTCATTCCGGGCTCGGGCCACTTCTTCCACGGCAACCTCGTGGTCGTGAAGCGGCTGGTGCTGGCTTACCTGGCACGGGTCCTGGGCTGA
- a CDS encoding biotin--[acetyl-CoA-carboxylase] ligase, whose product MVAPDSALSDTRLAPPGELAAGLRRQLPDWTVTWLDATASTNADLQQYLRRGGAGPALLGSHEQTSGRGRAGRPWRTRAGDALLFSCGWQADIPPARLPPLSLVAGVAACEALSGLLGNGADDALLALKWPNDVQWGAAKLAGILVETVAVPASGRMGLILGIGINLRGAAALSQALGREVADWAQTGGTGDPVRLAAAVARSWHDAIAHYAAEGFGPFQARFARWDALYGLPVRVMDNGRILFEGTARGVDEGGKLLVQAADGTRAVTVGDISVRAAQA is encoded by the coding sequence ATGGTTGCACCCGACTCCGCCCTCTCCGACACCCGGTTGGCCCCTCCGGGGGAGCTTGCCGCCGGCTTGCGGCGCCAGTTGCCGGACTGGACCGTGACCTGGCTGGACGCCACGGCGTCCACCAACGCCGACCTCCAGCAATACCTGCGCCGCGGCGGCGCCGGGCCGGCGCTGCTGGGCAGCCACGAGCAGACTTCGGGACGCGGGCGGGCGGGCCGGCCCTGGCGCACGCGCGCGGGCGACGCGCTGCTTTTCTCCTGCGGCTGGCAGGCGGACATCCCGCCCGCACGCCTGCCGCCGCTGTCGCTGGTGGCCGGCGTGGCCGCGTGCGAAGCCCTGAGCGGCCTGCTGGGCAACGGCGCCGACGACGCGCTGCTGGCCCTGAAATGGCCCAACGACGTGCAATGGGGTGCCGCCAAGCTGGCGGGCATCCTGGTCGAAACCGTGGCCGTGCCGGCCTCGGGGCGCATGGGCCTGATTCTCGGCATCGGCATCAACCTTCGAGGCGCGGCCGCGCTGTCGCAGGCCCTGGGCCGCGAAGTCGCCGACTGGGCGCAAACCGGCGGCACCGGCGATCCCGTGCGCCTGGCCGCCGCCGTGGCGCGGTCCTGGCACGACGCCATCGCCCACTATGCCGCCGAGGGCTTCGGCCCGTTCCAGGCGCGATTCGCCCGCTGGGACGCGCTGTACGGCCTGCCGGTCCGGGTCATGGACAATGGCCGCATACTGTTCGAAGGTACGGCCCGGGGCGTGGACGAAGGCGGCAAGCTGCTGGTCCAGGCCGCCGACGGCACGCGCGCCGTCACCGTGGGCGACATCTCCGTGCGGGCGGCCCAGGCATGA
- a CDS encoding ferredoxin yields the protein MESYYKHHVFFCLNERGADAPRPSCARQGAQAMQDYAKKRIKQLGLAGKGEIRINKAGCLDRCEEGPVLVVYPEGVWYTYVDQSDIDEIIDSHLVRGEPVERLRI from the coding sequence ATGGAGTCCTACTACAAACACCACGTCTTCTTCTGCCTGAACGAGCGCGGGGCCGATGCCCCCCGGCCCAGCTGTGCGCGCCAGGGCGCGCAGGCCATGCAGGACTACGCCAAGAAACGCATCAAGCAGCTGGGGCTGGCCGGCAAGGGCGAGATCCGCATCAACAAGGCGGGCTGTCTGGACCGCTGCGAGGAAGGCCCCGTGCTGGTGGTCTATCCCGAGGGCGTCTGGTACACCTACGTGGACCAGAGCGACATCGACGAGATCATCGACTCGCACCTGGTGCGGGGCGAGCCGGTCGAACGCCTGAGGATCTGA
- the rfaE2 gene encoding D-glycero-beta-D-manno-heptose 1-phosphate adenylyltransferase, with protein sequence MPARFESKILSPAECVAARAAWPRPLVFTNGVFDILHRGHVTYLDAAAQLGAMLVVAVNTDASARRLGKGPDRPLNGQDDRAALLAALASVDAVTWFDQDTPLELIGQLRPDLIVKGGDYDMDALPETALVRSWGGDAVAIDFEHDRSTTKLVQRIRTR encoded by the coding sequence GTGCCAGCCCGCTTCGAATCCAAGATCCTCAGTCCCGCCGAATGCGTGGCCGCCCGCGCGGCCTGGCCGCGCCCGCTGGTCTTCACCAACGGGGTGTTCGACATCCTGCACCGCGGCCACGTCACCTACCTGGATGCGGCCGCGCAATTGGGCGCGATGCTGGTGGTGGCGGTCAACACCGATGCCTCGGCGCGCCGCCTGGGCAAGGGGCCGGACCGGCCGCTGAACGGCCAGGACGACCGCGCGGCGCTGCTGGCGGCGCTGGCCTCGGTGGACGCGGTGACGTGGTTCGACCAGGACACGCCGCTGGAGCTGATCGGCCAACTGCGGCCCGACCTGATCGTCAAGGGCGGGGACTACGACATGGACGCGCTGCCCGAGACCGCACTGGTGCGCAGCTGGGGCGGTGACGCGGTGGCCATCGACTTCGAGCACGACCGCTCCACCACCAAGCTCGTGCAGCGCATCCGGACGCGCTGA
- a CDS encoding VanZ family protein, protein MSTPPEGRAPSHTEDVAQRHEGASIPSSAVPAPPGLHGAPLARLALSIIVLLVVYASLYPFSGWVDVGVPPFAYLRAPWPQYWVGSEIIANVAAYLPVGALFVWAVYPACRGLLAVVLAVACCGLLSGVLEALQTYLPNRIASNVDLAANTAGALLGALVGTATASWLIGHGALARWRQRWFRAEAGPALILAMLWVFMQIPRQPMLFGTGELWLLLGDWAALPSDVVGFLWSPEPAQRIVAEQVCTAAAVVGAAMLLLYMARPVPARGILPIVLVACAVLAKAALQPLAVPGQAPGAWVTTGAAAGTAAGLLLATGMAYLKPAWQRGLGITALCVQLAIVNLFPSDQYFDMTTAMARTGWLHLESLTLGLSVIWPLAALFFLARRRPA, encoded by the coding sequence ATGAGCACGCCGCCCGAAGGACGTGCTCCCTCCCACACGGAGGATGTCGCGCAGCGACACGAGGGCGCCTCGATCCCCTCGTCCGCCGTGCCCGCGCCACCGGGCCTGCACGGCGCGCCGCTGGCGCGGCTGGCGTTGTCCATCATCGTTCTGCTGGTCGTCTATGCCAGCCTGTATCCGTTCTCGGGGTGGGTGGACGTCGGCGTGCCCCCGTTCGCCTACCTGCGGGCGCCGTGGCCGCAATACTGGGTCGGTTCCGAGATCATCGCCAACGTCGCCGCCTACCTGCCCGTGGGCGCGCTGTTCGTCTGGGCCGTCTATCCGGCCTGCCGGGGCCTGCTGGCCGTGGTCCTGGCCGTGGCGTGCTGCGGACTGCTGTCCGGCGTACTGGAGGCGTTGCAGACCTATCTGCCCAATCGCATCGCTTCGAACGTCGACCTCGCGGCCAACACCGCCGGCGCTCTGCTGGGGGCGCTGGTCGGCACCGCCACCGCCTCCTGGCTGATCGGCCACGGCGCGCTGGCGCGCTGGCGCCAGCGGTGGTTCCGGGCCGAGGCGGGTCCCGCGCTGATCCTGGCGATGCTGTGGGTATTCATGCAGATCCCGCGCCAGCCCATGCTGTTCGGCACCGGCGAACTGTGGCTGCTGCTGGGCGACTGGGCGGCGCTTCCCTCGGACGTGGTGGGCTTCCTGTGGTCTCCCGAGCCCGCGCAGCGCATCGTGGCCGAACAGGTCTGCACCGCCGCCGCCGTGGTGGGGGCCGCGATGCTGCTCCTGTACATGGCGCGCCCGGTGCCGGCGCGCGGTATCCTTCCCATCGTCCTGGTCGCCTGCGCCGTGCTGGCGAAGGCGGCCCTGCAGCCCCTGGCCGTGCCGGGGCAGGCGCCCGGCGCGTGGGTCACCACCGGGGCCGCGGCGGGCACGGCGGCCGGGCTGCTGCTGGCGACCGGCATGGCCTATCTGAAGCCGGCCTGGCAGCGCGGCCTGGGCATCACGGCGCTGTGCGTGCAACTGGCCATCGTCAACCTGTTTCCGTCCGACCAGTATTTCGACATGACGACCGCGATGGCCCGCACGGGCTGGCTGCACCTGGAATCGCTCACGCTCGGTCTGTCGGTGATCTGGCCGCTGGCGGCGCTTTTTTTCCTGGCCCGGCGGCGTCCCGCCTGA